One part of the Sorangiineae bacterium MSr11954 genome encodes these proteins:
- a CDS encoding DUF4280 domain-containing protein, with amino-acid sequence MPGNVLSVGATVMCMHGGQAQPAVPFPRVTVSGQPVVTQSGPYVVAGCGLTGSPAPPCVTAQWITGAVRVTAGGVPLLLQDSQAICTASGTPLQIVLTQLRVQAQ; translated from the coding sequence ATGCCCGGCAATGTTCTCTCCGTAGGCGCCACGGTCATGTGCATGCACGGGGGGCAGGCGCAGCCCGCGGTGCCTTTTCCGCGGGTGACGGTCTCGGGGCAACCGGTGGTCACGCAGAGCGGCCCTTACGTGGTGGCGGGCTGCGGACTCACGGGGAGCCCCGCGCCGCCGTGTGTGACGGCGCAGTGGATCACCGGGGCGGTCCGGGTGACCGCCGGGGGTGTGCCGCTGCTCTTGCAGGACAGCCAAGCCATTTGCACGGCGTCGGGCACGCCGCTCCAGATCGTCCTTACCCAATTGCGAGTACAGGCCCAATGA
- a CDS encoding LysM domain-containing protein, protein MIGPGSRYTSLETATIDVTVDGQTRPIRYLRRRFIPPETGAVTLMRHTITQADRIDNLAAVFFTDPLQFWRLCDTNGVLDPDELIALGRSISIVLPLR, encoded by the coding sequence ATGATTGGACCCGGCAGCCGCTATACGAGCTTGGAGACCGCGACCATCGACGTCACCGTCGACGGGCAGACCCGGCCTATTCGCTATTTGCGCCGGCGGTTCATCCCGCCGGAGACGGGGGCGGTGACCCTCATGCGGCACACCATCACGCAGGCCGATCGGATCGACAATTTGGCCGCCGTCTTCTTCACCGATCCGCTGCAGTTCTGGCGGCTGTGCGATACCAACGGCGTCCTCGACCCCGACGAGCTGATCGCGCTCGGACGCTCCATCTCCATCGTGTTGCCGCTGCGCTGA
- a CDS encoding phage baseplate assembly protein V — translation MKSPFFGKYQGLVSDNKDPLFLGRVRAKVNDVLGDSESGWAKPCLPFAGQAMGFHVIPPVGSLVWIEFEKGDPDYPIWTGGMWGSPAEVPLDPLYKKLIIKTEGGTSITLDDTPQIGGITLETAEGHKLKLSSSGLELTDAGSIAGITISTAAGQKIAITPTGIEINDGQGGVIKMQGPQVDINSGALTVI, via the coding sequence GTGAAGTCGCCTTTCTTCGGAAAATACCAGGGGCTCGTCAGCGACAACAAAGATCCGCTCTTTCTCGGTCGCGTGCGCGCAAAGGTCAACGACGTCCTCGGCGACAGCGAGAGCGGTTGGGCCAAGCCTTGTTTGCCCTTTGCCGGACAAGCCATGGGCTTTCACGTCATTCCGCCGGTGGGATCCTTGGTGTGGATCGAGTTCGAAAAGGGCGATCCGGATTACCCCATTTGGACGGGCGGGATGTGGGGCTCGCCGGCCGAAGTGCCGCTCGATCCGCTCTACAAGAAGCTCATCATCAAGACCGAGGGGGGCACGAGCATCACGCTCGACGATACGCCCCAAATCGGGGGCATCACCCTGGAGACGGCCGAGGGGCACAAGCTGAAATTGTCCTCGTCGGGGCTCGAGCTCACCGACGCCGGATCCATCGCGGGTATTACGATTTCCACGGCCGCGGGCCAGAAGATCGCCATTACGCCGACGGGCATCGAGATCAACGACGGGCAGGGGGGAGTCATCAAAATGCAGGGGCCCCAGGTGGACATCAACAGCGGGGCGCTGACGGTGATCTGA